One window of the Dreissena polymorpha isolate Duluth1 chromosome 5, UMN_Dpol_1.0, whole genome shotgun sequence genome contains the following:
- the LOC127831742 gene encoding uncharacterized protein LOC127831742: MCSGRHVVLIYNRNITLDFGVLDTYARMAQSDNTKSNILAYVHMHVVRRVLRRLLEYCVYQEDNTWTVDRFLFQNMHRILETRIGRETRQVLFPGYREDTNVASWPLILFPFLITEISGQSLSSEIVDIIRQLTDLRHTLHGRIFSGISDQFFKDHLNDIEARLTNICDLLHDDELTRQTLSDLRTEEVREDYIDDFKNNHKQEKSYREQITSLTPEQLRLHQQLEKVVNLREERERERGASGKCLPPQPYDQCTVDLRSLVIELHLIPEFPEQSRQIANDIANIINNKDTELKNKEFIQNKEAIRAASDRAFSGFGEYYAQLGCIEIHVRLNSIKHLFQLISECVSGSITEKLKPILDIVRTIPGCETYELHAVLYKDAYNHVMDDIASQVLKELENRCLEEEPKKQIKKVSATDRGSLLLRVEYPSAEEKEAIELAVKNGELNSIFNELENELQTICSDKKLRLHTSVFEDSIPQTDTEHAPEPTADDVRKILIRPSTSPKKRELHVVKSIDIRAGNDSEDPYVTGCSIVSLKRLAVADRSNRCIKLVDTEASKCVGQSLVLPYAPWDVINIDENTAIASAPSAGKLLRLKIGADKIEITHEYDCHDSCRGLAYSSGRLYVTYGHPFAKINLFNIFDASVQQTIHHGMMHDPWHITVDNANKSMYVSETEQPIILHLSSEGRVLKCFDFSGIGEEPLGVILKDSSKLWVCCYSCDTTQFLREIDVESGESDILFKDEGKYPSVIQIHRRSGNIFLNSTGSTCMIQCTMNAI; this comes from the exons ATGTGTAGCGGGCGCCATGTTGTGTTAATATATAACCGAAATATAACATTAGATTTTGGCGTATTGGATACATACGCTAGAATGGCTCAATCCGACAATACAAAATCTAACATCTTAGCGTACGTTCACATGCATGTGGTGCGTAGGGTGTTAAGAAGACTGTTGGAATATTGTGTTTACCAGGAGGATAATACATGGACCGTTGACAGGTTTCTGTTTCAAAATATGCATAGAATTCTTGAGACAAGAATTGGACGCGAAACCAGGCAGGTTCTGTTTCCAGGTTATCGAGAAGACACCAATGTCGCAAGCTGGCCTCTAATTTTGTTCCCTTTTCTAATCACTGAGATAAGTGGCCAATCACTTTCGTCGGAAATAGTGGATATTATCCGACAACTGACGGATCTTCGTCATACGTTACACGGACGGATTTTTTCGGGAATAAGTGACCAGTTTTTCAAAGATCATTTAAATGATATCGAAGCTCGTCTGACGAATATTTGCGATCTATTACATGATGATGAACTTACGAGGCAGACACTTAGCGATCTGCGGACCGAGGAGGTGCGAGAAGATTATATCGACGATTTCAAAAACAATCACAAACAGGAGAAATCTTATAGAGAACAAATTACTTCGCTTACGCCAG AGCAACTAAGACTTCACCAGCAGTTGGAAAAAGTTGTAAATTTACGGGAAG AGCGAGAGCGAGAACGTGGTGCATCAGGAAAATGTTTACCGCCCCAGCCATACGACCAATGTACAGTAGATTTGAGAA GTCTTGTGATCGAGTTGCACCTGATTCCTGAATTTCCGGAGCAAAGTCGACAGATAGCTAATGACATTGCGAACATTATTAACAACAAGGATACAGAGCTGAAGAATAAAGagtttatacaaaataaagaagCCATCCGAGCCGCATCAGATAGAGCATTTAGTGGCTTTGGTG AATACTACGCTCAACTAGGCTGTATCGAGATTCACGTTCGGCTCAACAGTATCAAACATTTGTTCCAACTTATCTCCGAGTGTGTATCTGGGTCAATTACCGAGAAGTTGAAGCCTATTCTTGACATAGTGCGCACAATCCCTGGATGTGAAACGTACGAACTGCACGCTGTTCTATACAAGGATGCTTACAACCACGTCATGGATGACAtag CGTCACAGGTGCTTAAAGAGCTCGAGAATAGATGCCTTGAGGAAGAACCGAAGAAACAGATCAAAAAAGTATCAGCAACCGATCGAGGATCGCTACTGCTGAGGGTCGAATATCCGAGTGCAGAGGAAAAGGAAGCTATTGAACTAGCTGTGAAAAACGGGGAACTTAATTCAATATTCAATGAACTCGAAAATGAATTGCAAACAATATGTTCTGACAAGAAACTGCGTTTGCATACTTCGGTTTTTGAAGATAGCATTCCCCAAACAG ATACTGAACACGCCCCAGAACCTACTGCTGATGACGTGAGGAAGATTCTTATAAG GCCATCAACATCACCAAAGAAAAGGGAGTTACACGTTGTTAAAAGTATAGACATAAGAGCAGGAAACGATTCAGAAGATCCGTACGTAACCGGATGTTCAATTGTATCTCTTAAACGACTCGCTGTGGCAGACCGTTCTAACAGATGCATCAAGTTAGTGGATACTGAAGCCAGTAAATGCGTTGGACAGTCGTTGGTATTGCCATATGCCCCCTGGGATGTGATAAACATAGACGAGAACACCGCGATAGCATCCGCGCCATCTGCTGGAAAATTACTGCGTCTGAAAATAGGAGCTGATAAAATAGAAATAACTCACGAGTATGATTGCCATGATTCCTGTCGAGGATTGGCATATTCTTCCGGGCGATTGTATGTCACATACGGACATCCTTTTGCAAAGATCAATCTCTTTAATATATTTGACGCATCGGTACAGCAAACAATACATCATGGAATGATGCATGACCCTTGGCACATCACTGTTGATAACGCAAATAAATCAATGTACGTATCAGAAACGGAACAACCCATAATCCTACACTTAAGCAGTGAAGGTAgagttttgaaatgttttgattttagTGGCATTGGCGAAGAACCGTTGGGAGTTATTTTGAAGGATAGTTCCAAGTTGTGGGTTTGCTGCTACAGCTGTGACACAACACAATTTCTTCGCGAGATCGATGTAGAAAGTGGGGAAAGCGATATCCTTTTTAAAGACGAAGGCAAATACCCCAGTGTCATACAGATTCACCGACGTTCTGGAAACATATTTTTGAACTCGACGGGATCAACTTGTATGATACAGTGTACAATGAATGCAATTTAA